Below is a genomic region from Zeimonas sediminis.
CGTTCAGGCGCTGAAGGTTCGTTCTTGAGAAGGGCGTGTACGGGGCCCGCTCACGACTTGGCCAGGATGCTCATCACGGCCATCCGCACCGCGATGCCGAAGGTGACCTGGTCGAGGATCACCGCCTGCGGGCCGTCGGCCACCGCCGAGTCGATCTCCACGCCGCGATTCATCGGCCCCGGGTGCATGACGATCGCGTCGGGCTTCGCCAGCGCGAGCTTCTCCTCGGTGAGGCCGTAGTGCTTGAAGTACTCCTGGGCCGAGGGCAGCAGCGCGCCGCGCATCCGCTCGTTCTGCAGGCGCAGCATGATGACCACGTCGACGTCGCGCAGGCCCTCGCGCATGTCGGTGAACACGCGCACGCCCATCTGCTCGAGACCGCCCGGCAGCAGCGTGTGCGGGCCGATCACCCGAAGCTCGGGCACGCCCAGCGTGGTCAGCGCGTGAATGTCCGACCGGGCCACCCGCGAGTGCAGCACGTCGCCGACGATCGCCACCCGCAGCTTCGTGAAGTCCTGCTTGAAGTGGCGGATCGTGTACATGTCGAGCAGCCCCTGCGTGGGGTGCGCGTGCCTGCCGTCGCCGGCGTTGATCACGTGCACGTCGGAGCCGCGCGTGCGGTTCACGTGCTCGGCGATCAGGAAGGGCGCGCCGCTCTGGGCATGGCGCACCACGAACATGTCGGCGTGCATCGCCACCAGGTTGTCGATCGTGTCGAGCAGCGACTCGCCCTTGCTGGTCGACGAGGTGGTGATGTTCAGGTTCACCACGTCGGCCGACAGCCGCTTGGCGGCGATCTCGAAGGTGGTGCGGGTGCGGGTCGAGCTCTCGAAGAACAGGTTGAAGACCGACACGCCGCGCAGCAGCGGCACCTTCTTCACGTCGCGATCCGACACGCCGACGAAGGTCGCCGCCGTGTCGAGGATGTAATGGATCATCTCGCGGGACAGCCCCTCGATCGTGAGGAGGTGCCGCAGCTCGCCGTGCTCGTTCAGTTGCGGGTGACGCGCCGCCATCGGTCAGCCCTCGCCTTCTTCGATTCTCAGGTCGAAGCGCCCGTCTTCGCCTCGCGACAGCACGAAATTGCGCTCGGCCGGCAGCGGATGCACCGCGCCGCAGTAGCTCGCCGCGACCGGCAGCTCGCGCCCGCCGCGGTCGAGCAGCACCGCCAGCTCTACGCGGGCCGGGCGGCCGTAGTCGAAGATCTCGTTCAGCGACGCCCGCACGGTGCGGCCGGTGAACAGGATGTCGTCGACCAGCACGATGTCGGCGCCGTTCACGTCGAAGGGCAGTTCGGTGGCCTTCATCTCGGCCGGCAGGCCTCGCCGGCCGTAGTCGTCGCGGTGGAAGGCGCTGGACAGGAAGCCGCAGGGCCTTTCCAGGCCGAGGTCGCGGTGCAGACGTTCGGCGATCCAGGCGCCGCCGCTGTGCACGCCGACCAGCGCGACGTCGCGCCCGGCGATGCCGCTGCGCAGCGCGGTCAGCAGCGAGGCGTAGATCGCCTCGGCGTCTAGGGTTTTCATGGCGTTTCGGTCGAAGTCGGTCCGGCGCCCGGGATCAGCCGCCGGACAGGTATTGTCGCAGGATTGTGGCGGCGGCTTCCGCGTCGTTTCCGGGCTCGCCGGCGTCGCCGGCCACGCTCGAGTAGCGCTCGTCGACCATCGCCACCGGCAGCCCGAAGCGCCCGCCGAGCTGGCGGGCGAAGCGCTCGCACTTCGGCGTGGTGTCATTGGGATTGCCGTCGGCGTGCAGCGGGCGCCCGACCACCAGCGCCGCCGGCTGCCACTCGCGGATCAGCTCGCCGATCCGGGCGAAGCGCGCATCGACCGGCTCGGCCGCGACGATGCACAGCGGCCGTGCCGAGGCGGTCAGCGTATTGCCCACCGCCACGCCGATGCGGCGGGTGCCGAAGTCGAAGCCGAGCAGGACCGCGTCGCGCGGCAACACCGCGCGCGAGCTCTCAGGCATGTCCGGCGGAAGACGCCAGGAAGGTCGGGTCGATGCCCAGCAGCCGGAACGCGCCGAGGAAGCGCTCGTCGACCGGCGTGTCGAAGATCAGTTCGGCGGTGGCCGGCACGGTGAGCCAGGCGTTGCGGGCGATCTCGTCCTCGAGCTGGCCCGGGCCCCAGCCCGAGTAACCGAGCGTGACCAGCATGCCTTCCGGGCCGCTGCCCTCGGCGACCGCCTCGAGGACGTCCTTCGACGAGGTGAGGCCGATCTCGTCGGAGACCGTGACGGTGGAATTCCAGTGCCCGACCGGCCGGTGCAGCACGAAGCCGCGATCGCGCTGGACCGGACCGCCGTAGTAGACCGGCTCGCGCGCCTGCCCGGGCTCCGACAGGCTCAGGTCGATCCGCTCGAACAGCGTGCCGAGGTCGAGGTCGGTCGGCCGGTTGATCACCAGGCCGAGTGCGCCCTTGGGCCCGTGCTCGGCCAGGAACACGACGGCGCCGCCGAAGTTCGGATCGCCCATGTCGGGCATGGCGATCAGGAAGTGGTTGGCGAGGCTGGAAGCGGACTCGGGAAGCATGGCTTCATTGTAAAGGGGCCGCGAGCGCCGGCACAATCGGCCGCTGAATGCCCCCGAGGCGCGCTTCCGGACACCCCCGACACCCCATGACCACCCCACCTCCCGGTTCCGAGACGGCGCTCGTCTGGCTGCGCCGCGACCTTCGCCTGAGCGACCACGCCGCGCTGTCGGCGGCCCTCGACGATTTCTCGCGTGTCCACCTGGTCTTCATGTTCGACCGGGACATCCTCGACCCGCTGCCCGGACAGGAACAAGCGCTTCCGCCCGATGGTCCGTCGGCGACGCCTGCCGGCCCGGCGCAAGAGGGGGTCGCGCCGGCGAGCGCGCAGCCCGCCGGCGGCCACGGCGACCTGCGCCACGACCGCCGCGTCGAGTTCATCTGGCGCTCGATCGCCGAGATCGATGCGCGGCTGCGCGAGCTCGGCGGCGCGCTGCACGTGGTCCACGGCCGGCCGCGCCAGGCGATCCCCGCGCTCGCCGCGCGGCTGGAAGTGGCGGCGGTGTACGCGAACCACGACTACGAGCCGGCCGCGATCGCCCGCGACGAAGCGGTGCGCGCGGCACTGGCCGCGGACGGCCGGGAGTTCCGGACCTTCAAGGACCAGGCGGTCTTCGAACGCGACGAGGTGCTGACCGGCCAGGGCAAGCCGTTCTCGGTCTTCACGCCCTACCGCAACGCATGGATGAAGCGCTTGAGCGACATCGACCTTGCCGAGCGGCCGGTCGCCCTGGCGGCCCGGCTCGCGCCGGCCGCGCACGCGCCCTCGCTGCCCGCGCTGGAATCGCTCGGTTTCGCGGGGACCAACCTTCTCGCGCTCGGCATCGAGCCGGGCGAGGCCGGCGCCCGCCGCGCGCTGTCCGACTTCGCCGACCGGATCGGTCGCTACCGCGAGGCGCGCGACTTCCCCGCGGTGCGCGGCCCCTCGTACCTGTCGGTTCACCTGCGCTTCGGCACGCTGTCGATCCGCGCCGCCGCTCGGCTGGCGCTGCAGACGATGCGCGCCGATCCGGGCGCCGCCGAGGGCGCATCGACCTGGCTCAACGAGCTGATCTGGCGCGACTTCTACTTCCAGATCCTGCACCACCACCCGCACGTCGTGGATCGCGCGTTCCGGCCCGAGTACGACGCGATCCGCTGGGTCGACGGCGTCGCGGGCGACGCGCTGTTCGACGCCTGGCGCGAGGCGCGCACCGGCTATCCGATCGTCGACGCCGCGATCGCGCAGATTCGCCGAAGCGGCTACATGCACAACCGGCTGCGGATGATCGTGGCTTCCTTCCTGGTCAAGGACCTGGGCGTCGACTGGCGGCGCGGCGAGCGCTGGTTCGCCGACCAGCTCAACGACTACGACCTGGCCGCGAACAACGGCGGCTGGCAGTGGGCAGCCTCCACCGGCTGCGATGCGCAGCCGTACTTCAGGATCTTCAACCCGGTCACGCAGTCGCAGAAGTTCGACCCGCAAGGGAAGTTCATCCGCCGCTACCTGCCCCAGCTGGCAAATCTCTCCGACAAGGCGATCCACGCGCCCTGGCTGGCGCCGGCGGCCGAGCTGGAAAGGGCGGGCGTGCGGCTCGGCGTCGACTACCCGTTGCCGATCGTCGACCACGCGGCGGCGCGGGAGGCGACGCTCGGGCGATTCGCGGCGGCGCGCGCGGCTTGAGGGCAGGCGCGAGGCCTCGGCGTTCTCGCGCCTGGATCTCCTGCCCGCCGGCCGGGCCAGGCCGGCTCAGCCGGCCCGGGCCGCGCGCCCCCGCGTGAACGCTGCGACGTGGCCGAGCAGCTCGTCGTCGCGATACGGCTTGCCGAGGTAGACGTCCACGCCGAGCGACATCGCGTAGTTGCGGTGCTTGTCGGCGGTGCGAGAAGTGATCATCACGATCGGGATGTCGCGATAGCGCTCGTCGCCGCGCAGGTTGCGGGTCAGGTCGAAGCCGTCCATCCGGGGCATCTCGATGTCGACCAGCATCACGTCGGGCCGGCGGTCCTGCAGCTGGCGCAGCGCGTCGACGCCGTCCTTGGCCAGCATCACGTCGTAGCCCTCGCGCACGAGCAGCCGCTGGGTCACCTTGCGCACCGTCAGCGAATCGTCGACCACCATCACGGTCGGCGGCACCTCTGCGAGCGACGCGCTCGTGCCGCCCGAGGCGCCGCGGTCCAGCCAGGCATCTCCCAGCACCGCCTGCGCGAGCCGCACCGCATTGAGGATCAGCACGATCTCGCCGTTGCCGAGCACCGTGGCTCCGCCGATGCCGCGCACCCGGGCCACTTGCGGGCCCACGTTCTTCACGACGACCTCCTGCGTGGGGCTCACCGTGTCGACGTGGAGCGCGAGACGCTGGTTGCCGGAGCGGATCACGACGACCGGCGACTGGTGCTGGGCCACCGGCTGCAGGTCGCGCGCGTCGACCAGCGTGCCCAGGTAGTGCATCGGCACCCGCGCGCCTTGCCAGTCGATGCTGCCCGAATCGTAGGCGTCGGCCAGCACCTGAGGCCTGAGCTGCAGCACCTGCTCGACGCTCGACGACGGGATCGCGTACTTCAGCGGCCCCACCGTGACCAGCACGACCTGCGCGATCGCCAGCGTGAGCGGCAGGTGGACGACGAAGCGCGTGCCGGCGCCCGGCGCCGACTCGATGTCGATCCGGCCGCCGAGCGACGCGACTTCGGTGCGCACCACGTCTAGCCCGACGCCGCGCCCGCTGATCTCGTCGACCGAACCGGCGGTGCTGAAACCGGGCAGGAAGATCAGCTCGCGGGCCTCGGCGTCGGAGACATCCCGGCCCTCGGCAAGCAGGCCGCTCGCCCTGGCCTTGGCGACGATGCGCGCCGTGTCCAGCCCCCCACCGTCGTCGGCGAACACCAGGACGACCTCGTTGCCTTCCTGGCGCACCTCGAGCCGGATCTCGCCGGCCTCGGCCTTGCCCGAGGCGACGCGCGCCGCCGGCTTCTCGATTCCGTGGGCCACGGCGTTGCGCAGCAGGTGCTCGATCGGCGCGGCCATTCGTTCGAGCACGCCGCGGTCGATCTCGACCGAGGCGCCGCGCAGGTCCATGCTGACCCGCTTGCCGAGCTCCTTCGCGGCCTGGCGGACGACCCGGTAGAGACGGTCGGAGATCGATCCGAACTGGACCATCCGCATCCGCATCAGGTTCTGCTGCAGTTCGCGCAGCACCTGGGCCTGCCGGTGCATGTCCTGGGTGGCGCCATCCAGGCTGCGCATCGCGTTCTGCTGCACGGTGGCCACGTCGTTGACCGACTCGGCCAGCATCCGCGTGAGCTCCTGGAAGCGCGTGAAGCGATCGAACTCGAGCGGGTCGAACTCGCTGTCCCTGTCGCGGCGCTGCGCGTTGCGGGCCTGGATCTGCGACTCGGCCTGGATCTCGATCTCGCGCAGCTGCCCGCGCAGCCGCCCGACGTTCTCGGTCAGGTCCTGCAGAGACTGTCGCAGTTGCGACAACTCGTTGTCGAGTCGCGAGCGCGCGATCGACACCTCGCCGGACTCGTTGACCAGGCGATCCAGCAGATCGGCGCGCACCCGCACCAGGCCGCTGGCCGGCGCCTGGGCGCCGGCCTGAGCAGCCTGTGCCGGCACGGCCGCAGGCGAGGCAAGCGCGGCCGGCGGCTCGGCTTCGGAAAACGGCGCCGCTTCGGGCAGTCGACTCCCGGTGGCGAGGTCGTCGCGCTGCGCGCCCTCCCCGGTTGCCGGAGCGGGCAAATCCTCGCCGGCAGACGAAGCCGGCGCCGCGGCCGGCGGCGCGGCGACACCGCGCTCGCGGATCGCCTCGAACATGCCGACCACCTCGTCGTGCTCGGCGACGAGCTCGTCGATCAGCGCGGTCGGCACCACGGTGAGGCCGCTGGCGGCTTCGACCCGCGTTTCCATCTCGTGCACGCGCTGGCCCAGCACCATCGCGCCGGCCATCCGGGCGCTGCCCTTGACCGTGTGCAGCTGGCGCATCAGCAGCTGCTGAAGCGCGCGATCGGCCGGCTGGGCCTGCCAGCGCCGCAGGTTCTCGCCGATCTGCGGCAGGATGTCGGTCGCTTCCTCGATGAACAGCGGCAACAGGTCGGCGTCGAGCTCGCCGGACTCGGCGGTCCCGGATCGCCGCTGGGCGCCGCGCGAGCTCTCCCAGCGCGCCGCGAGCTGATGCGCGAGCGCGAGCGCAGCCGGCTCGTCGCCGGGCATCGCGCCCGCCGCGAACCGGCGGAGCATCGCCTGCATCGCCTCGATCGCCTGCGCGTAATCGGCGATGTCTTCGGGACCGACCGCGCGACCGCTCGCGCGCTGGGCCAGCAGGAAGGCCTCGAGCCGGTCGGCCATCGCCTGCACCGGCCGCAGCGACACCACCGCAGCGCTGCCCTTCAGCGAATGCACGGCCCGCTGGGCCTCGTCGGTGGCCGCGCGCGCGGGCATCGCGGCCCAGGCGTCCGCGTCGGCCAGCAGCGTCGCGATCAGCGAGTCGGCCTCGTTGAGGAAGATCTCGTACAGCGCACGGCTCAGCACCAGCGCGCCGATCCGGACCTCGTCGGCCGCCTCGGACGGGGCGGCACTTTCGGCCGGCACCTCGACCGGGGCCACGCTCTCCGCCTGGAGATCCGGCGTGGCCGAAGCAGCAGTTGCGTCGCCCTCCTCGATTGCGACGAAATCCGCGGCCTCTACGACTTCGACGGCGTCGACGGCTTCCGGCACCTCGACGACCTCGACGGTTTCCGGCACCTCGACGACCTCGACGATTTCCGGTTCCTCGACGACCTCGTCGGCGTCGCGGACGTCGATGGGCTCACCGATGTCCAGGACCTCGACGAAATCGCTCGCGTCCTGCGATCCCCCTTCACCCTCGTCGGGGAGCACGGCGATCGCGGCCTCGATCTCGACTGTCTCGTCGAGTCCGAGCTCCGGGCGATCGGTGGCTGCATCGGGCGCGTTCGACTCGTCGGCAGCAGCGATGGCCAAGCCGGTGCCCGCGGCGACCAGGCGGGCCAGCGACTCGCCGGACGGTCGACCGTCGCGGATCGCCTCGGCCGCCTCGACGACCGGCGTCGGATCCATCCTCGCGCCGGGCTCGTCGGCCAGCGCGCCTATCCATCCGCGGAAAAGGGCCGCGGCCAGCTCGATCAGGTCCTGCAGCTCGGGGGTCGCGGCCCGCGACTCGGCCAGCCACAGGTTCATCGTCTGCTCCAGCGACCAGGCCGCCTCGCCGAGCTCGACCAGGCCGACCATGCGGCCCGAGCCCTTCAGCGTGTGGAAGCCGCGACGGATCGCGGTCATCGCGTCCGGGTCCGACGGCGCCTCGCGCGACATGCCGACCGCCTGCTCGATCGCGTCGAGCACCTCGGCGGCCTCGCCGAGGAAGATCTCGAGCAGTTCCGGGTCCGGCGATTCGGTCGCTTGCGGCTGCGGCGCCGCCGGCACGCCGGCCGCGTCGCCCGATGAAGTCGCTTCGACGATCGTCGCCCCGCCCGCGGCGTGCGCCATGTCGACGCGAGGGCCCGCGGCAGGCGCCTCGCCAGTGCCCGCCTCGGCCGCGGCCGACACCGCCGACGCCTTCGATGCCGCCGACACCCCCTGCCGCCTCGGGCCGGCGGCGTCGGAACTTCCATGGACAGAGGCCTCGATCCGCCCGGTATCGGGATCGAACACGACGCCGATGCCGGCACGTTCGGGCGCCAGCAGGCCGTCGACGAAGAATCCCAGCGCGCCCAGGCTCGCGGCCACGTCCTCGAAGCGCGCCGGATCGAGCACGGCGACCGTCTCCTCGAGCACGCGGGTGTCGGCCTCGTCGGCGGCCTCGCCCGTCGCCGGCAGCGCGGCGGCGGCGAAGCCCTCCACCTGCCCGGCCACCGCGTCAGCGGCATCGCCGGCTTGCGCATGACCGAGCAGCCTGAGCGCCCCGCCGACCTGGCGCAAGTGTCGCACCGCGCCGGGAAGGCCCTCGCGCTGCGCCGGATCGCGGAAGAAGGCGTCGAGCGATTGCTCGACCTGGTTCAGCGTCGCGCGCGTTTCGGCCACGAACGCCGACATCGTGACCCGCTCCTGGGCGGCCTGGCCCAGCGCGCGCATCCAGTCGGGCAGCGGCGGCAGTTCGCCGGCGGCCTTCGCGGCCACGCTCAGGCGCTCGCCGAGCTCGGCGGCATGCGACTCCAGGTCGGCCGTCCGGCCGGGGCCTCTTTCGAGGAACTGCTCGGCGAACAGCAGGCCGCTGGCGGCCTCGAGCGCGAGCGCCTCCTCGGCCTGCCGCTCCGGCGCGCAGGCAGCCCGCGCGCACTCCACCAGACCGGCTGCCATGCGCTGCAGGCCGGCCGACGGGAGCCTGCCCACCGCATCGGCGAAGGCCTCGGACGCCTCGAGCCGCGCGGCAGCGGCGCCCGCGCCGACGGCGTCCCAGCGCAGCCTGGCGGTCGCGAGCGCGGCGCGCGCCGCGTCGAGCGCAGCCGGGTCGGTGCCGCCGAAACGCCGGACCTCGTAGTCGGACGGTATCGCGCCGTCGAGGCGGAACGCCTCGCGGACCTCGGCCACCCGCTGCGAGCCGGCGCCGGCGCCCGCCAGCAGGAACAGGGTCTCGGCGAGCAGGCGCTCGCCGACCGGCAGCAGCTCGCTGACCGTCTGCCGGATCTGCAGGTTGATTCGCGCGAGCAAGCGCTTGGCCGCAACGTCCAGCGGCAGGCTGCCGCCGGCCCAGGCTTCGAAGCAGGCGAGCGCCGCCCGCCAGAACACCGCCTGCCTGGCGCCGCGCTCCGAGTGCAGGACCGTGTCGACCGCCGCGCGCATCGCGTCGAGGGCGGCGCGGTCGGCCGGATCGCGCATCAGCTTGAGCAGGCCGCGCTCGAAGTCCGCCCGGGCAGCGGCGAGCTGGCCGCCGTCGGTCACGCGGATCGGCGGCGGCTCCACGATCGGGCCGGCCGGCGCCGGCACCACGAACAGGTCGGAGGCCTGGATCCGGCTCTCGCCGCGCGCGGCCAGAAGGTCGCGGTAGTAGGGAAACAGGTAGAGCGGCTGGTGCGCATCGCCGGCGAGCAGGCCGTCCAGGTATTCCGCGACCGCGCCGCAGGCGCCGGCGAAGGCCTCGACCGCAGCCTCGTCGAGCGAGGCCGCGCCGCGCTCGATCGCATCGATGAAGCGCTCGGCCTCGGCGGTCAGCGCCGGAACGCCCGACAGGCCCACGATCGCCAGCGCGCCGTGCGCCTGGTGCACGCCGGTGCGCGCGGCGCGCAGCGCGCTCGCGTCGTCGGGGCCGGCGGCCAGCTGGCGCCGAAGCGAGTCGACCGAATTCTGCAGCGACTGCCGGATCTCGGCCGCGCACCAGGACAGCACCGAAAGGTCGGGCGCTGCGTCGAACTGCTGGACTTCGTCCATGGCCGCCCCCATCGTCAGCCGACCTTGAAGCGCGACACCGAGCTCTTCAGTTCCTGCGCGAGTTCGGAGAGCTGCCGGATCGAGCCGGCGGTGTGCAGCGTGCCCTCGCTGGTCTGCTCGGTCACGAGCAGGATGCGCTGGATCGACTGCGCGACGGTGCCGGCCGAAGCGGCCTGCTTGGAGGTGGTGTTCGAGAAGTCCTCGATCAGCTCGGCCAGGTGCCGGGACACGCGACCGATCTCGCCCAGCGCGCGGCCGGCCTCGTCGGACAGCCGCGTGCCCTCGACCACGCCCTGCGTGCTGCGCTCCATCGCCGCGACCGCGTCCTGCGTGTCGGTCTGGATCGTGCGGATCAGCGCCGCGATCTGCTTGGTCGCCTCGGCCGAACGCTCGGCCAGCCGCTGGACCTCCTCGGCGACGATCGTGAAACCGCGGCCCGCCTCGCCGGCCGACGCGGCCTGGATCGCCGCGTTCAACGCCAGCACGTTGGTCTGCTCGGTGATGTCCGAGATCAGCTCGACGATCTCGCCGACCTCCTGCGAAGACTCGCCGAGCCGCTTGATCCGCTTGGCAGTCTCCTGGATCTGGTCGCGAATCCCGTTCATGCCGCTGATCGCGTTGTCCACCGCCCGCGAACCGTCCTCGGAGGCCGCCAGCGAGTGCCGGGCCACCTGCACCGATTCGGCGGCCCGCGCCGACACCTCGTTGATCTGCTGCGCCATCCGCAGCACCGCCTCGCCGGTCTCGCGGATCTCGCGCGACTGCTGCTCGCTGGCCGCCTGCAGGCTGGACGCGGTCATCTGCGCCTTGGACGAGGCCTCGTTGACCATCTCGGCGGTCGCGTTGATCCGCGACACCAGGCTTCGCAGCTCCTCGACCGTGTAGTTGACCGAGTCGGCGATCGCGCCAGTGATGTCCTCGGACACGGTGGCCTGGATCGTCAGGTCGCCGTCGGCGACTTCCTGCAGCTCGTTCATCAGGCGCAGGATCGCCGACTGGTTCTGGTCGTTCGCGCGCTTGGCCTCCTGCTCGAGCCGCTCGGCGACCGCGCGCTGGCGCTCGGCTTCCTCGGCGCGCTGCTCGCTGTCGGACAGGAAGGCGCGGAACAACCCGAACAGCGCCAGCAGCGCGATGAAGCCCGAGCCCGCGGCGATCCACTTGTTCCACATGGCCAGCCCGCCGCCGCCGCGCAACGCATCGCGCAGCGACTCGAGCCTGCCGCGCACGGTTTCGCTGTCCGCGAAGATCCGTCGTTCGGCGGCGCGCGCCTGCTGCAGGCCCTGGATGCCGGTCATCACCGAAGCCAGCGAGGCTTCGGTCGCGGTGCTCGCCTGGCGCAGCCACTCGAGCGAACGCCTGGCCTCGCCGTCGCCGACCGGCGAGATCCGCATCCGGTCGCTGCCGTTGAGCAGCGCATCCGACAGTTGCCGCAACGACGCGACCGCCTGGCGCAGGCCGTCGACGTCGACGACGTCGGCAATGCCGAGCGTGCCGGCGTCGCGGGCGATCCGCTGCGACAGGGCCACGAGCTCGCCGGCCGCGGCCACCTCGCGCGACGACGCGCCCGCCTGCAGCCGCTGCGTCGCCACGACCTGCGTGGCGGCCAGCAACTGGGGATTGGTCTTCGCGACCTGCTGGCGGAACTCGGCCAGGGCCACCAGCAGCGACTGCTGCGCGAGCAGCGCCCCTGCCGCGGCGTCGCTCGGGCGCCAGGCCTCGAGCAGCGCGACCGCGCTGGGCGCGCCGACGCCGGCCGGTGCCGCCACGCCGGCATCGACCAGTTGCCTGAGCGAGCGGTCGACGACCTGGCGGCTCTCGGCGAGCTGCCGAAACGCGTCGACGTTGCCGGCGATCGCATTGGGCGCGGCCTTGGCCAGGCGCTGCGAGTGGGTCAACGCGTCGCCGAGCAGTTGCGTGGAGCGCGCGGTCTCGGCGGTCTGGCGCGCGTCGAGCCACAGAAAGGCCACGCCGAGCAGCGCGGACAGCACCAGCACAGGCAGCCACACCTGCAGCTGCTTCTGGATCGGCAGGTGGCCGACCAGGGGGATCGTGAAGCGCTTGCGGCGACGCGCCGACGACCCGGCGAAGGCCTCGGCGGCGGCGGCGTCCCGCGCTTCGTCGACGGTCGGCCCGCCGTCGTCGTCGGGCAGCAGCGTCTCGATCAGCGCGGTGTCCGGCGCGGCGTCCGCCGGCGCGTGCGCCTTCGGGGTCGCGAAACCGGGCAGCTTCAGGGACATCTTCATCATGATCTTCTTGGTCCTCGCGTCAGCGGGCAACCGTCATGAAACGGTCGTCGACGGCGAGCCTCGCGAGGCTCAGTTCGGTCCACAGGCGCCCTTCCGCATCGAGCCAGTCGGCGCCCAGCCAGCCCGGGCGCGCCTCGGTGGCTGCCTCGGCGGATGCTTCGGCCGGCGTCATCGCCTCCACGTTCTGCAGCCCGAGCATCCGGGAGACGACGATCGCCGCGTTCAGGCCCAGCCGCGGCGCGAACGCGATCAGCCGCGCGTCGCGGCCGGCCGGCGCGAAGGAATCGCCGACGAAGCGCCCCAGGTCCGAAACCGCGTACAGCGATCCCCGGAGATTGACCAGGCCGCGGAACCAGTCGCGCGTGAGCGGCACCGCGGCGATCGTGGCCGGCACCGGCACGACTTCGCCGGCCTCGGACAGCTCGACCAGCAGCCGGCGCGCACCCACCTGCACGCCGAGCCGCGCGGTGGGCGCGGCGCCCGACGCCGCCTGGCGCAGGCGCTCGGACAGTCGCGCCTGGAACTCGCGCAGGTTCTTCTTGCGGTCGGTGCTGGTCTGCGCTTCCACGGCTTCTCCGGTTCGGCGGCGCTCAGGCGTGCGCGAGCTGCGCGACCCGCTGCAGCAGCTCTTCCGGACGCACCGGCTTGGTCAGGTAATCGCTGGCGCCCTGGCGCAGGCCCCAGATCCGGTCGGTCTCGGCGCTCTTGCTCGAGCACAGGATGATCGGGATGTCCTTCGTGGACGGATCGCGCGACAGCGCCCTGGCGATCTGGAAGCCGCTCTGCCCGGGCATCACCACGTCGAGCACGACCAGAAGCGGACGCTCGAGCTGCACCTTCTTCAGGGCCTCCTCGCCGTTCGAGGCGGTGGCCACCTGGTAACCGTTCCTGAGCAGCAGGTCGGTCAGGAACCAGCGCTCGGTCGGGGAATCGTCGACGACCAGGATCTTCATGGACGGGGGACTGCGATCACGATTCAGACGATCGGGGCGAAGGAGAACGAGGCTTCCTGGGCACCGCTCTCGGCGTGCGCCGTCGCGCCTGTCGCGTGCCGGTTCAGGTGCTCCCCTACCGTGCGGATCAGCCCGTCCTTCGTGAAGGGCTTGGTCAGGTACTGGTCCGAGCCCACCATCCGGCCGCGGGCGCGGTCGAACAGGCCGTCCTTGCTCGAGAGCATGATGACCGGGATGTCGCGATAGCGGACGCTCTTCTTGATCAGCGCGCAGGTCTGGTAGCCGTCGAGCCGCGGCATCAGGATGTCGCAGAAGATCAGGTGCGGCTCGTGGTCGGCGACCTTGGCCAGCGCGTCGAAACCGTCCTCGGCGAGCAGCACCTCGCAGCCCGCCTGCTTCAGGAAGATCTCGGCGCTGCGGCGGATCGTATTGCTGTCGTCGATCACCAGGACGCGCAGGCCCGACAGTCCGGCTTGGCTCATGTCATATCTCCACCATCTCGAAGTCCTCCTTGCGGGCGCCGCATTCGGGACAGGTCCAGTTGATCGGAATGTCTTCCCAGCGCGTGCCGGGAGGGATGCCCTCGTCCGGCAGGCCTTCTTCCTCGTTGTAGATCCAGCCGCAGATCAGGCACATCCAACTACGAAAACCCGCGTTCGCTGCGTCGCTCATCCTCGTTTTCCCTGGCTGAAGGTTCGAATCGGGACCCGCGGAGCGAGGATCCAACGCCGCGGTTCAGACCGCGATCCGCCCTCGCCCGCGCGGGCCTCTTCCCTGTGAGCC
It encodes:
- a CDS encoding aspartate carbamoyltransferase catalytic subunit codes for the protein MAARHPQLNEHGELRHLLTIEGLSREMIHYILDTAATFVGVSDRDVKKVPLLRGVSVFNLFFESSTRTRTTFEIAAKRLSADVVNLNITTSSTSKGESLLDTIDNLVAMHADMFVVRHAQSGAPFLIAEHVNRTRGSDVHVINAGDGRHAHPTQGLLDMYTIRHFKQDFTKLRVAIVGDVLHSRVARSDIHALTTLGVPELRVIGPHTLLPGGLEQMGVRVFTDMREGLRDVDVVIMLRLQNERMRGALLPSAQEYFKHYGLTEEKLALAKPDAIVMHPGPMNRGVEIDSAVADGPQAVILDQVTFGIAVRMAVMSILAKS
- the ruvX gene encoding Holliday junction resolvase RuvX, whose product is MPESSRAVLPRDAVLLGFDFGTRRIGVAVGNTLTASARPLCIVAAEPVDARFARIGELIREWQPAALVVGRPLHADGNPNDTTPKCERFARQLGGRFGLPVAMVDERYSSVAGDAGEPGNDAEAAATILRQYLSGG
- a CDS encoding YqgE/AlgH family protein; translated protein: MLPESASSLANHFLIAMPDMGDPNFGGAVVFLAEHGPKGALGLVINRPTDLDLGTLFERIDLSLSEPGQAREPVYYGGPVQRDRGFVLHRPVGHWNSTVTVSDEIGLTSSKDVLEAVAEGSGPEGMLVTLGYSGWGPGQLEDEIARNAWLTVPATAELIFDTPVDERFLGAFRLLGIDPTFLASSAGHA
- the pyrR gene encoding bifunctional pyr operon transcriptional regulator/uracil phosphoribosyltransferase PyrR, coding for MKTLDAEAIYASLLTALRSGIAGRDVALVGVHSGGAWIAERLHRDLGLERPCGFLSSAFHRDDYGRRGLPAEMKATELPFDVNGADIVLVDDILFTGRTVRASLNEIFDYGRPARVELAVLLDRGGRELPVAASYCGAVHPLPAERNFVLSRGEDGRFDLRIEEGEG
- a CDS encoding cryptochrome/photolyase family protein, whose translation is MTTPPPGSETALVWLRRDLRLSDHAALSAALDDFSRVHLVFMFDRDILDPLPGQEQALPPDGPSATPAGPAQEGVAPASAQPAGGHGDLRHDRRVEFIWRSIAEIDARLRELGGALHVVHGRPRQAIPALAARLEVAAVYANHDYEPAAIARDEAVRAALAADGREFRTFKDQAVFERDEVLTGQGKPFSVFTPYRNAWMKRLSDIDLAERPVALAARLAPAAHAPSLPALESLGFAGTNLLALGIEPGEAGARRALSDFADRIGRYREARDFPAVRGPSYLSVHLRFGTLSIRAAARLALQTMRADPGAAEGASTWLNELIWRDFYFQILHHHPHVVDRAFRPEYDAIRWVDGVAGDALFDAWREARTGYPIVDAAIAQIRRSGYMHNRLRMIVASFLVKDLGVDWRRGERWFADQLNDYDLAANNGGWQWAASTGCDAQPYFRIFNPVTQSQKFDPQGKFIRRYLPQLANLSDKAIHAPWLAPAAELERAGVRLGVDYPLPIVDHAAAREATLGRFAAARAA